The DNA segment TCAAAAGGTTTGGTGATATAATCATCTGCCCCCAGCTGGTATCCTTTCAGGATGTCTTCCCTCATATTTCTTGCAGTCAGGAAAATAATAGGTGTATTTTTATCAATTTTTTTTACGTCTTCAGCTAGTGAAAATCCGTCTTTCTTAGGCATCATCACATCGAAAATACAGATGTCGAATTCATTTTCGGTGAACTCTTTTAATCCCTGCTCTCCATCTGTGGCCAGAGTAACTTCAAAGTTATTGATGGTTAAATAATCTTTCAGTACTGCCCCGAAACTCTGGTCGTCTTCTACTAATAATATTCTGTTGCTCATAGTTTGACTTATTAATGTTTAACAACTGGAATGAACATGTCACTCTCTCCTTATATTTGTTTATTTGGTTGATTTCTATTTAATTCATCGGCAGCTTAATGGTAAATATGCTCCCTTTTCCTTTTTGGGAATCTACCAGGATCTGACCTTTATGAAGTTCTACAATCTTTTTCACGTAAGAAAGTCCTAACCCCTGTCCTTTTACATTATGAATATTTCCTGTTTCTTCTCTGAAGAATTTTTCGAAAATTTTCGTTTTATTCTGGGTTTCCATTCCCATTCCTTTATCTGAAACTTCTATCACATACCAATGTCCTTCATTTCTTGTTTTTATAGAAATTTCGGGTGCTTCAGGAGAATACTTATTGGCATTATCCAGAAGATTTACCAGCATATTGGAAATGTGAAATTCATCAATTTTAAAATTATATTCCGTTGCATTGAATTCCTGGATCAGCGTTCCGTTTCTTTGCTGAATAATGAGATTAAAAGATTCTGTTGTCCTTTTAATGAGCTCTCTTACATTGGTTTCTTTTAAGAATAATTTTACCTCATTCCGTTCAAGCTTCGACATGTTTAATACATTCTCCACCTGTTTTTTCATGCGCAGGTTTTCCTGTTTTATCAGTTCGGAATAGTATTTTACCTTATCCGGATTGGTTGCGATTTTATCATTTGCCAGAGAGTCGGTAGCTACGGAAATGGTTGCCAGCGGCGTTTTAAACTCATGAGACATATTATTGATAAAATCCGTTTTTACTTCTGCCAGTTTTTTCTGTCTCATCATGTAATTGATGGAGATAATATAAATTCCCAGAATCGTAAGCAAAGACAGGAAAGTTCCAAGCAGCATCGGCCAGTTGTTCATTGCCAGTGAATATTCCTTTTTAGGAAAAACCAGCGCCAGTGTATATAATGTTCTTTCTTTAGAATCTGTAAATAATGGATAGCTGTACGTATTATTGTTATTTTTTTCCTTGTACAGTTTGTTGGCAACACTTGTAAGCTTATTGCTTTTATCGATAATTCCATACCCGAAAGTCGCCGAAATTCCTCTTATCCTCAATTCTTTGGTAATCACGGAATCCAATGTTTTTTCATCTACTCTTTTAGTAATCGGCAGGTTATTACCACTTACTTTCACAAATTCTTTCATGGCATAATCACCATTTTCAATATCACGGTTGATATCTGCCGTGAGAAGCTCGCGGTTAGTAGTATCTCTTTTTATTTTGTAGGATGCTTCATCTGAATACAGTTTGGTGAGATTCAGGGAGTCTCCTTTTGGCGAAATGGGAAGCTGGTTCTTTTCAATAATACTTTTGGAGTAGACAATTTGTCTCTGTGTTCCGGAATCTTCTACCTGCTGTATGGTGGTAAGAGAAGGCTGATTATTGTTAGCAAGAATGGTATTTCTGAAATCTTTATTTTCAACATTCAGGTACTTATCCACTTCAGCCTCACCAATAATTTTTGATGTATTTTCCAGTGCAGAGTAAACTTTGGAAGAAAAATCCTGATCCAATGCACCATAGTATCTTTTCAGC comes from the Chryseobacterium nepalense genome and includes:
- a CDS encoding sensor histidine kinase, whose product is MNNKFIPIISVFMTISLIVFVTLQFYWLKRYYGALDQDFSSKVYSALENTSKIIGEAEVDKYLNVENKDFRNTILANNNQPSLTTIQQVEDSGTQRQIVYSKSIIEKNQLPISPKGDSLNLTKLYSDEASYKIKRDTTNRELLTADINRDIENGDYAMKEFVKVSGNNLPITKRVDEKTLDSVITKELRIRGISATFGYGIIDKSNKLTSVANKLYKEKNNNNTYSYPLFTDSKERTLYTLALVFPKKEYSLAMNNWPMLLGTFLSLLTILGIYIISINYMMRQKKLAEVKTDFINNMSHEFKTPLATISVATDSLANDKIATNPDKVKYYSELIKQENLRMKKQVENVLNMSKLERNEVKLFLKETNVRELIKRTTESFNLIIQQRNGTLIQEFNATEYNFKIDEFHISNMLVNLLDNANKYSPEAPEISIKTRNEGHWYVIEVSDKGMGMETQNKTKIFEKFFREETGNIHNVKGQGLGLSYVKKIVELHKGQILVDSQKGKGSIFTIKLPMN